Proteins encoded by one window of Lathyrus oleraceus cultivar Zhongwan6 chromosome 1, CAAS_Psat_ZW6_1.0, whole genome shotgun sequence:
- the LOC127116184 gene encoding probable sulfate transporter 3.5 — translation MTKLEEEIHNNGVNLSTQRSFGTKLKSGLKETFFPDDPFRQIMEEEKPSRRLIKGVQYFVPIFEWLPNYNLRLFFSDLIAGLTIASLAIPQGISYAKLANLPPLVGLYSSFVPPLVYAVFGSSRHMAVGTIAAASLLIGDTISTVADHEKEPALYLHLIFTTTFVTGVFQACLGFFRLGILVDFFSHSTITGFMGGTAVILILQQLKGILGLKHFSTKTNVVSVIEAIFTNRHEIRWETTLLGIIFLIFLQYTRHLRVKKPKLFWVSAIAPMTTVVLGGIFTYLVKGQKHGIQIVGHLDKGLNPWSIQYLNFDSRYLPAVLRAGLITGVLSLAEGIAIGRSFSVTDNTPHDGNKEMIAFGLMNLFGSFTSCYLTSGPFSKTAVNYNAGCKSAMTNVVQAVLMALTLQFLAPLFGNTPLVALSAIIVSAMLGLINYEEAIYLFKVDKFDFVICMSAFLGVAFISMDMGLMISVGLGLIRGLIYLARPASCKLGKLSDSGIYRDVEQYSNASRVPGVLALQIGSPVYFSNSTYIKERILRYVKSEQYSSGDDIEHVILDFTGVTSIDTTGIEGLLETNKVLERKGIQMSLVNPRLEVMEKLIVSKFVDKIGKEKFYLNLDDAVMASQYSLRTSKTNNNEETL, via the exons ATGACGAAACTTGAAGAAGAGATTCATAATAATGGGGTGAACTTATCAACCCAAAGAAGCTTTGGAACAAAACTGAAATCTGGATTGAAAGAAACTTTTTTTCCAGATGATCCGTTTAGACAGATTATGGAAGAGGAAAAACCGTCTCGTAGGTTGATTAAAGGGGTGCAGTATTTTGTACCAATCTTTGAGTGGTTGCCAAATTATAATCTGAGGTTGTTTTTCTCAGACTTGATTGCTGGTCTCACCATTGCTAGTCTGGCCATTCCTCAAGGCATTAGTTATGCCAAACTCGCAAATCTTCCTCCTCTTGTCGGCCTTT ATTCAAGCTTTGTTCCACCATTAGTGTATGCTGTCTTTGGGAGTTCAAGGCACATGGCAGTTGGAACAATAGCAGCTGCATCATTGCTAATTGGTGACACAATATCAACGGTAGCTGACCATGAAAAAGAACCAGCATTGTATCTTCATTTGATTTTTACAACAACTTTTGTCACTGGGGTTTTTCAGGCCTGTTTGGGTTTTTTCAG GCTTGGAATATTAGTTGATTTCTTTTCTCATTCTACCATTACTGGCTTCATGGGAGGTACTGCAGTGATTCTCATCCTTCAACAACTAAAGGGTATTTTGGGATTGAAACATTTTTCAACCAAAACCAATGTTGTATCAGTCATAGAGGCCATCTTCACCAATAGACACGAG ATAAGATGGGAAACAACACTTCTTGGAATAATCTTCCTTATTTTCTTGCAATATACAAGGCACTTG AGGGTTAAAAAACCAAAACTCTTTTGGGTATCTGCTATAGCTCCAATGACAACTGTAGTACTTGGTGGCATTTTTACATACCTTGTCAAAGGTCAAAAACATGGAATTCAAATA GTGGGGCATTTAGATAAAGGATTAAACCCTTGGTCAATTCAATATTTGAATTTTGACAGTAGATATTTACCAGCGGTGTTAAGAGCTGGTTTAATCACTGGAGTTTTGTCATTAGCG GAAGGAATAGCCATAGGAAGAAGCTTTTCTGTTACTGATAATACACCTCATGATGGAAACAAAGAGATGATAGCTTTTGGACTTATGAATTTATTTGGTTCTTTTACATCATGTTACTTAACTAGTG GACCATTTTCCAAGACTGCCGTGAATTATAATGCAGGGTGTAAAAGTGCAATGACAAATGTGGTACAAGCAGTTTTAATGGCTCTTACACTACAATTTTTGGCACCATTATTTGGCAACACACCACTTGTTGCTCTATCTGCTATTATTGTGTCTGCAATGTTGGGGCTCATAAATTATGAGGAAGCTATTTACCTCTTTAAAGTTGATAAATTTGATTTTGTTATTTGCATGAGTGCATTCTTAGGTGTTGCCTTCATAAGCATGGACATGGGCCTTATGATCTCC GTTGGACTAGGTTTGATTAGAGGACTAATTTATTTGGCTAGACCTGCATCATGCAAACTTGGAAAATTATCTGATTCTGGTATATACAGAGATGTTGAACAATATTCTAATGCTTCAAGAGTTCCTGGAGTTTTAGCTTTACAAATTGGTTCTCCTGTTTATTTTTCAAATTCTACTTACATCAAAGAAAg gattttgagatatgTTAAAAGCGAACAATACTCTTCTGGAGATGATATCGAACATGTTATACTCGATTTTACAG GAGTAACTTCCATTGACACAACTGGTATTGAAGGATTGTTGGAGACAAATAAAGTGTTGGAAAGAAAAGGAATTCAG ATGTCATTAGTAAATCCAAGGCTAGAGGTTATGGAGAAGCTAATAGTATCAAAGTTTGTTGACAAGATTGGAAAGGAAAAGTTCTATCTAAATTTGGACGATGCAGTGATGGCAAGTCAATATTCACTCAGAACATCTAAGACAAATAATAACGAAGAGACACTTTAA